In Gossypium arboreum isolate Shixiya-1 chromosome 6, ASM2569848v2, whole genome shotgun sequence, the following are encoded in one genomic region:
- the LOC108454420 gene encoding protein WALLS ARE THIN 1-like — translation MADAGGSAVSKRMWCSVPERLQLHMAMLALQFGYAGFHVVSRAALNMGVSKLVFPVYRNIIAFLLLLPFAYFLEKKDRPAITLNFLLQFFLLALVGITANQGFYLLGLDNTSPTFASAIQNSVPAITFLMAALLRIEKVRLDRKDGISKVIGTALCVTGASVITLYQGPTIYSPRPPLNRPTPPMFVSLGDANGKNWTLGCLFLIGHCLSWSGWLVLQAPVLKKYPARLSVTSYTCFFGLIQFLVIAAVFERDAQAWVFHSGGELFTILYAGVVASGIAFAVQIWCIDRGGPVFVAVYQPVQTLVVAIMSSVALGEEFYLGGIIGAVLIITGLYLVLWGKSEERKFAAQEKAAIQSSTAEHGNSRASSHIKTSLTQPLLPPSTENV, via the exons ATGGCTGATGCAGGTGGTTCAGCCGTCTCTAAGAGGATGTGGTGCTCGGTTCCCGAAAGACTCCAGCTGCATATGGCCATGTTGGCCTTGCAGTTCGGATATGCAGGGTTCCATGTTGTTTCTCGAGCTGCCCTTAACATGGGCGTTAGCAAACTCGTCTTCCCAGTCTACAGAAACATCATTGCTTTCCTTCTCCTCCTCCCATTTGCATATTTCCTCGAAAA GAAGGACCGACCAGCCATtacactaaattttcttttacagtTCTTCCTCTTAGCTCTTGTCGG gatAACAGCAAATCAAGGTTTCTATTTGCTTGGTTTGGATAACACATCACCAACCTTTGCATCTGCAATACAAAACTCAGTCCCCGCCATTACTTTTCTAATGGCTGCTTTGCTTAGGATAGAAAAAGTGAGGCTTGATCGAAAAGATGGGATATCAAAGGTAATAGGAACAGCCTTATGCGTGACTGGTGCATCAGTGATAACATTATACCAAGGTCCAACCATATACAGTCCAAGACCACCATTGAATAGACCCACACCACCTATGTTTGTTTCTTTGGGTGACGCAAATGGAAAGAATTGGACACTTGGTTGTTTGTTTTTGATCGGTCATTGCTTGTCTTGGTCTGGTTGGCTAGTGTTACAAGCACCGGTGCTGAAGAAGTACCCGGCTAGACTCTCGGTTACGTCCTATACATGTTTCTTTGGTCTCATTCAGTTCCTTGTTATTGCTGCGGTTTTTGAAAGGGATGCTCAAGCTTGGGTTTTTCACTCTGGTGGTGAACTCTTCACTATTCTCTATGCG GGAGTGGTGGCATCGGGGATTGCATTTGCTGTACAAATATGGTGCATTGACAGAGGTGGCCCTGTCTTCGTTGCTGTTTATCAACCTGTTCAGACTCTTGTTGTCGCTATTATGTCTTCCGTTGCTTTAGGCGAAGAGTTCTATTTGGGAGG TATCATAGGGGCAGTGCTGATTATAACGGGATTATATTTAGTGCTATGGGGTAAAAGCGAAGAAAGAAAATTCGCAGCTCAAGAAAAAGCCGCAATTCAATCGTCAACGGCGGAGCACGGCAACAGCAGAGCATCGAGCCATATCAAAACATCCCTTACTCAGCCACTTTTGCCACCTTCAACGGAAAATGTTTGA